A window from Zingiber officinale cultivar Zhangliang chromosome 7A, Zo_v1.1, whole genome shotgun sequence encodes these proteins:
- the LOC122000968 gene encoding ribulose bisphosphate carboxylase/oxygenase activase 2, chloroplastic-like, with product MAAVSTLGVVNIVPLSRAGSGGQVPTTSFFGSSLKKANLTVPQRKSSASFKVLAADLDESKQTSKDRWAHLGTDISDDQQDITRGKGLVDSLFQAPMGDGTHIPVMTSYEYISQGLRTYNLDNTKDGFYIAPAFMDKLVVHITKNFMNLPNIKVPLILGIWGGKGQGKSFQCELVFAKMGINPIMMSAGELESGNAGEPAKLIRQRYREAADLIKKGKMCCLFINDLDAGAGRLGGTTQYTVNNQMVNATLMNIADNPTNVQLPGMYNKQENPRVPIIVTGNDFSTLYAPLIRDGRMEKFYWAPTREDRIGVCIGIFRTDNVPQEDIVKLVDTFPGQSIDFFGALRARVYDDEVRKWIANIGVDKVGKKLVNSLEGPPTFEQPPMSLDKLMEYGKMLVQEQENVKRVQLADKYLSEAALGDANADAIDTGSFFASAT from the exons ATGGCGGCCGTGTCCACTCTTGGAGTCGTGAACATAGTACCG TTGAGTCGAGCTGGCTCCGGCGGTCAGGTACCAACCACCTCCTTCTTCGGCAGCAGCCTAAAGAAGGCCAATCTAACGGTTCCTCAACGGAAATCCTCCGCCAGCTTCAAAGTGCTCGCTGCAGACCTCGATGAGTCGAAGCAGACCTCCAAAGACCGGTGGGCTCACCTAGGCACTGACATCTCCGACGACCAGCAGGACATCACCCGGGGCAAAGGCCTGGTCGACTCGCTCTTCCAGGCTCCCATGGGCGACGGCACTCACATTCCCGTCATGACCTCTTATGAATACATCAGCCAGGGCCTCCGCAC GTACAACTTGGACAACACCAAGGATGGCTTCTACATTGCCCCTGCTTTCATGGACAAGCTGGTGGTGCACATCACCAAGAACTTCATGAACCTCCCAAACATTAAG GTTCCCCTCATTTTGGGTATCTGGGGAGGCAAAGGGCAGGGGAAGTCCTTCCAGTGTGAGCTTGTGTTTGCCAAGATGGGCATCAA CCCGATCATGATGAGCGCAGGAGAGCTGGAGAGCGGTAACGCCGGCGAGCCGGCTAAGCTGATAAGGCAGCGGTACCGTGAGGCTGCTGACCTCATCAAGAAGGGGAAGATGTGCTGCCTCTTCATCAACGATCTCGACGCTGGCGCCGGCCGGCTCGGAGGGACCACTCAGTACACCGTCAACAACCAGATGGTGAACGCCACCCTGATGAACATCGCCGACAACCCCACCAACGTGCAGCTCCCTGGCATGTACAACAAGCAGGAGAATCCCCGCGTGCCCATCATCGTGACGGGCAACGACTTCTCCACGCTCTACGCGCCCCTGATTCGCGACGGGCGTATGGAGAAGTTCTACTGGGCGCCGACGAGGGAGGATCGCATAGGCGTCTGCATTGGCATCTTCCGAACCGACAACGTGCCCCAGGAGGACATCGTCAAGCTCGTCGACACCTTCCCCGGCCAGTCCATTG ACTTCTTCGGGGCTCTCCGAGCGAGAGTGTACGACGACGAGGTGCGGAAGTGGATCGCGAATATCGGCGTGGACAAGGTGGGGAAGAAGCTGGTGAACTCGCTGGAGGGACCGCCCACGTTCGAGCAGCCGCCGATGTCCCTGGACAAGCTGATGGAGTACGGGAAGATGCTCGTGCAGGAACAGGAGAACGTGAAGCGGGTGCAACTGGCCGACAAGTACTTGAGCGAGGCCGCTCTCGGCGACGCCAACGCCGACGCCATCGACACCGGCAGCTTCTTTGCTTCCGCCACTTGA
- the LOC122000969 gene encoding AT-hook motif nuclear-localized protein 23-like gives MAGVDPAAVATSSLSPSRHLHNPNLDADSSPTTNNEASADNEQSAGGLEAGSDSGGRGGGRRPRGRPAGSKNKPKPPVVITRDSPNAMRSHVLEIAAGADVMHALACFARRRQRGVSVLSGSGAVANVTLRQPEGDGTVVALRGRFDILSLSGSFLPAPSPPGATGLAVCLACGQGQIVGGTVVGELVAAGSVMVIAATFTNATYERLPLGDDELEATADDAGGVDGSALPQPPHGGLTAVDPPPSSAPHFNLPLNLLSNSSPIAHEVFAGNPPAWVSAAASRPPPYC, from the coding sequence ATGGCCGGGGTCGACCCTGCCGCCGTCGCCACCTCCTCCCTCTCTCCCTCTCGCCACCTCCACAACCCCAATCTTGACGCCGACAGCTCCCCCACCACAAATAACGAGGCCAGCGCTGACAACGAGCAGTCGGCAGGCGGCCTCGAAGCAGGCAGCGACAGCGGAGGCAGAGGTGGAGGCCGCCGCCCCCGCGGCCGCCCCGCTGGGTCCAAGAACAAGCCCAAGCCGCCGGTCGTCATCACCCGCGATAGCCCCAACGCGATGCGCTCCCACGTGCTCGAAATCGCCGCCGGCGCAGACGTCATGCACGCCCTCGCCTGCTTCGCCCGCCGCAGGCAGCGTGGCGTCTCCGTCCTCAGCGGCAGTGGCGCGGTCGCCAACGTCACTCTCCGCCAGCCTGAGGGCGACGGCACCGTCGTCGCGCTCCGCGGCCGCTTCGACATCCTCTCCCTCTCGGGTTCCTTCCTCCCCGCTCCCTCGCCACCGGGCGCCACCGGGCTTGCCGTGTGCCTCGCCTGCGGACAGGGGCAGATCGTGGGGGGAACCGTCGTCGGCGAGTTGGTGGCCGCCGGGTCTGTGATGGTCATAGCCGCCACCTTCACTAACGCCACCTACGAGCGGCTCCCGCTGGGCGACGATGAGCTCGAGGCGACTGCTGACGACGCAGGGGGCGTCGACGGCAGCGCGCTGCCGCAGCCACCTCATGGTGGACTGACGGCCGTAGATCCACCGCCCTCGTCTGCACCGCACTTCAACCTGCCGCTGAATCTGCTGTCCAACAGTAGTCCGATCGCACACGAAGTTTTCGCCGGCAACCCACCGGCGTGGGTTTCCGCAGCAGCTTCTCGGCCACCGCCCTATTGCTGA